In Labrys monachus, the genomic stretch CGAGTCTCGACGCATCGCGCTCGAGCGTGGGGCCGTTCGTTTCTTCCCTCGCAAATGAGATGATGCGCCGACCTGGGAACGTGACGTGACAGCAAGACCTCAATGCCAGCCCTCGGGCCTCTACCACCTCGCGATCGGCGACATCATGGTCACCGCAGTGAACGATGGAACCTTTCAGGCCGGATTCGATCTCATCGCCGGCATCGATCACGAGGAATGCGAGCGGCTCGAACGGGCATCGTTCCGCCCGGTTCCGCCGAAGATGACCATGAACGCCTTTCTGGTGGAGACCGGCGGCCGGCGCTTCCTGATCGACGCCGGCTGCGGCACCAGCATGGGGCCGACGCTCGGCATGGCGTGCCGCAACCTGGGGCACATGGGTGTCGGGCCGGCGGATATCGACGCCATCCTGGTGACGCATCTGCATCCCGATCATGTCAACGGCCTCGTCGACGACGGCGGCCAAGCCATATTCCCGCGCGCCGAATTGTGGGTGAACGAAGCCGAGCTGCAATTCTTCCGCGATCCCGCCTCGCCCTCGCATGCACCGGCGGAAACCTTCGAGTTCTTCGAAGGGGCCCGCCGCGCCACGGCCCCCTATGCCGATCGCATCCGCACCATCCGCGACGGTTCGGTCGCGCCCGGCGTCACCGCCATCACCCAGCCCGGCCATACACCGGGACATACGGGCTGGCTGATCGAGTCCGGCACCGATGCCGTCATGATCTGGGGCGATGTCGTGCATATGCCGAGCCTGCAGATGGCCGCGCCCCAGGCGTGCACCGTTCTCGACATCGACCGCGAACAGGCGATCGCCACCCGCCGGCGTGCGCTCGACATGGCGGCGGCCGACCGGCTGCGGGTGGCGGGAATCCATATGGACTTTCCTTGCTTCGGCCATGTCGACCGGCGCGGCGAGGGCTACGCCTTCGTCCCGGACGTGTGGCGGGCGACCGTCTGACGAAAGGGCGGTCCGCCATCGACCGTCCGCCATATTCCGGCGGCCGGGCGCTCGCGCGCCCATCCAATTCGAGAAAGGCGGCGGACAAGCTGCCTGCAAC encodes the following:
- a CDS encoding MBL fold metallo-hydrolase; protein product: MTARPQCQPSGLYHLAIGDIMVTAVNDGTFQAGFDLIAGIDHEECERLERASFRPVPPKMTMNAFLVETGGRRFLIDAGCGTSMGPTLGMACRNLGHMGVGPADIDAILVTHLHPDHVNGLVDDGGQAIFPRAELWVNEAELQFFRDPASPSHAPAETFEFFEGARRATAPYADRIRTIRDGSVAPGVTAITQPGHTPGHTGWLIESGTDAVMIWGDVVHMPSLQMAAPQACTVLDIDREQAIATRRRALDMAAADRLRVAGIHMDFPCFGHVDRRGEGYAFVPDVWRATV